The proteins below come from a single Impatiens glandulifera unplaced genomic scaffold, dImpGla2.1, whole genome shotgun sequence genomic window:
- the LOC124917891 gene encoding uncharacterized protein LOC124917891, producing MAENKVHPTTIVSNIKACIPITLDYEGKQYNSWSTLFQLHCRANMVINHIQPLTVNPSVAVPAPTEAEKALTQRIDDIVRQWIYGTISNDLLNSILDPDDSALKTLADNLRNVGDKVSDNRMALQLLKGLSDEK from the exons atGGCCGAAAACAAGGTTCATCCAACCACCATTGTTTCCAACATCAAGGCGTGCATCCCTATCACCCTTGATTATGAAGGAAAACAATACAACAGCTGGTCCACCCTTTTTCAACTTCATTGTCGTGCTAATATGGTGATCAACCACATTCAACCTCTAACAGTTAATCCTTCGGTCGCGGTTCCCGCTCCGACGGAAGCCGAAAAGGCTTTAACACAGAGAATTGATGACATTGTTCGTCAATGGATTTACGGGACCATTTCTAATGATCTCCTAAATTCCATCCTCGATCCTGATGACTCGGCA CTAAAAACTCTAGCTGATAATTTGAGGAATGTTGGAGATAAAGTCTCTGACAATCGAATGGCTCTACAACTTTTGAAAGGCCTCTCAGATGAAAAATAA
- the LOC124917889 gene encoding titin homolog, with protein sequence MDLTNSETIHEALGRTAIITPRARLQKLTVRIRKIKEKYEEGTPEANLTLLVLERLEKARGELDEDIERLEAVCGQRGKPHFLASETDHEATPPRANSVINETSERIEAPFTEQPGVSKPGITEERVKFLLQEFEDSTVHPLEERMKRTVSLELRNQLHRTEALEEDTSGLKDDFDRLKRETEQRLREVTEDLVGTTLDRVSELEKKNAGLEDRNDKLEADLKALTAQVDELLKAKLNADQAVVEANARAAKEV encoded by the exons ATGGACCTCACAAACTCCGAAACTATTCACGAAGCCTTGGGACGAACCGCCATCATAACACCACGAGCCCGGCTACAGAAGCTAACCGTACGGATCCGGAAGATTAAAGAAAAGTATGAAGAGGGAACACCGGAGGCCAACTTAACGCTCTTGGTGCTAGAAAGACTTGAGAAAGCGAGAGGAGAATTAGATGAAGAtatagagcggctggaagcaGTGTGCGGACAACGAGGAAAACCGCACTTTCTAGCTTCTGAGACCGATCATGAAGCAACTCCTCCTCGGGCGAATTCGGTGATAAACGAAACCAGCGAAAGGATAGAAGCTCCTTTCACCGAACAACCTGGAGTCTCCAAACCGGGTATTACAGAAGAAAGGGTTAAGTTCCTccttcaagagtttgaagactcAACGGTTCACCCATTAGAGGAAAGAATGAAGAGAACCGTAAGCCTGGAACTCCG CAACCAGCTTCACCGAACCGAGGCCTTAGAAGAAGACACCTCAGGACTAAAGGATGACTTCGATCGGCTTAAAAGAGAGACCGAACAAAGATTAAGAGAGGTCACTGAGGAtctggtcggcacaacacttGATAGGGTCTCGGAactggaaaagaagaatgcgggtcttgaagaccgcaacgacAAACTCGaggccgacctcaaggcgcttACCGCACAAGTTGATGAATTACTCAAGGCCAAGTTGAATGCGGATCAAGCGGTTGTGGAGGCAAATgcccgagcggctaaggaagtCTAG
- the LOC124917890 gene encoding uncharacterized mitochondrial protein AtMg00810-like, producing the protein MKDLGPLSYFLGIVVTRHKNCLFLSQTKYAHDIIKKACMTDCNPASTPVDSKGKMSTQSGISYGDPTSYRSLCGALQYLTFTRPDISYAVQQVCLFMHAPQVAHMNALKRIIRYIQGTADYGLQLYKSSITSLISYTDADLGGCPDTRRSTSGYCVFLGDNLISWSSKRQPTLSKSSAEAEYRGVANVVSESCWVRNLLLELRCSVTQATLVYYDNVSAIYLSSNSVQHQRTKHIEMDIHFVREKVQRGEVRVLHVPSRYQIADIFTKGLPKILFDDFRASLSVCKAPVSTAEV; encoded by the coding sequence atgaaagatttgggtcCTTTGAGTTATTTCTTAGGCATTGTTGTTACCCGACACAAGAATTGTTTGTTCTTGTCTCAAACGAAATATGCTCATGACATTATTAAGAAAGCATGTATGACAGATTGTAATCCAGCTTCCACTCCTGTTGATTCTAAAGGAAAGATGAGCACTCAATCCGGCATTTCTTATGGAGATCCTACCTCTTATCGTTCTTTATGTGGGGCGTTACAGTACTTGACATTCACTCGTCCGGACATTTCTTATGCTGTACAACAAGTTTGCTTGTTTATGCATGCTCCTCAAGTTGCTCACATGAATGCCTTAAAACGAATCATCCGTTATATTCAAGGCACTGCTGATTATGGTTTGCAGTTATACAAATCATCTATTACTTCCCTTATTTCTTATACGGATGCTGATTTGGGCGGGTGTCCTGATACTCGTCGATCTACATCAGGTTATTGTGTCTTTCTTGGAGATAATTTGATTTCTTGGTCTTCTAAAAGGCAACCTACTTTGTCAAAGTCTAGTGCTGAAGCAGAGTATAGAGGGGTTGCAAATGTCGTCTCGGAATCATGTTGGGTCCGAAACTTATTATTAGAACTCAGATGTTCGGTTACACAGGCAACCTTAGTTTATTACGATAATGTTAGTGCTATTTACCTCTCTAGTAATTCGGTACAACATCAGCGCACTAAACATATTGAAATGGACATTCACTTCGTTCGTGAGAAAGTCCAACGGGGTGAAGTTCGTGTCTTGCATGTGCCATCCCGATACCAGATTGCAGATATTTTTACTAAAGGTCTGCCTaagattttatttgatgattttcGGGCCAGTCTCAGCGTTTGCAAAGCTCCCGTTTCGACTGCGGAGGTGTGA